A region of Dryobates pubescens isolate bDryPub1 chromosome 41 unlocalized genomic scaffold, bDryPub1.pri SUPER_41_unloc_2, whole genome shotgun sequence DNA encodes the following proteins:
- the F11R gene encoding junctional adhesion molecule A: MAGAARRGPGVRPRPLLLLLGAAAASLVGAQVTTQTKEVPEHQSVDIPCAAFRSSWANPRIEWKFQKGSSLLLFYYGKELTEPYRSRVQFSPTSIRLSAVTRADSGRYICEVVGEGSQIAKSEVTLIVQVPPSKPLAHVPSSATIGSRTVLRCTETEGSPPPTFRWYKDGIVMPPSPGGSPAFRNSSYSQDPATGELVFEPLTAFDSGEYSCEANNNVGAPQRSDGARLEASEVNVGGIVAAVVVLLMVLALVAFGIWFAYSRGYFSKRKDGSGKKVIYSQASPRSQSEFKQTSSFLV; this comes from the exons CGTCACTCGTGGGAGCCCAGGTCACCACGCAGACCAAGGAAGTGCCTGAGCACCAAT ctgtggaCATCCCCTGCGCCGCCTTCCGCTCCAGCTGGGCCAACCCCCGCATCGAGTGGAAGTTCCAGAAGggctcttccctgctgctcttctaCTATGGCAAGGAGCTGACAG AGCCCTACCGCAGCAGGGTGCagttctcccccaccagcatccGGCTGAGCGCGGTCACCAGGGCGGACTCCGGGCGCTACATCTGCGAGGTGGTTGGGGAGGGAAGCCAGATCGCCAAGTCCGAGGTCACCCTCATCGTCCAGG tgccaccctCCAAGCCCCTGGCCCACGTCCCCTCCTCGGCCACCATCGGCAGCAGGACTGTGCTGCGCTGCACCGAGACCGAgggctccccaccccccaccttccGCTGGTACAAGGATGGCATCGTGATGCCacccagccccgggggcagcCCTGCCTTCCGCAACTCCTCCTACAGCCAGGACCCCGCCACGGGCGAGCTG gtctTTGAGCCCCTGACTGCCTTCGACTCCGGGGAGTACTCCTGCGAGGCCAACAACAACGTGGGCGCCCCCCAGCGGTCCGACGGAGCCCGCCTGGAGGCCA GCGAGGTCAACGTGGGAGGCATCGTGGCAgccgtggtggtgctgctgatgGTGCTGGCCCTGGTGGCCTTTGGCATCTGGTTTGCCTACAGCCGAGGCTACTTCAGCA AGAGAAAGGA CGGCAGCGGCAAGAAGGTGATCTACAGCCAAGCCTCCCCCCGCAGCCAG AGTGAGTTCAAGCAGACTTCGTCGTTCCTGgtgtga